From the genome of Bactrocera oleae isolate idBacOlea1 chromosome 2, idBacOlea1, whole genome shotgun sequence, one region includes:
- the LOC106616564 gene encoding dipeptidyl peptidase 9 isoform X1 has translation MDTSLTQQRNRLKPAPTTTTTSAANATPLSSSNSGGTSAILSNHNSISNNAGIVNANRSVGSASVAIMASSGAVIPINSLTQLSTQSSSLERITTTSSLANLLDGFTSRVSGDRTQNTVSTPSSISSLGNTANAFYSSLGLAFNSLTSPISTVAAAAQATTAEAAAVVVAAASALSNHLSSPTSGTPPNMEGLYDDDDCEDDDEDDDRHVPAPTPKKTWSEIKTIVNDMRKQLINLSSMMPSNIQFRTLSDGRVRCYFLSTPPNAWEPTLLYADINMNAAEETILQSSPPLTDINDSIDSVTACSNITSATDGGSDDVADSFGNVVTSRLPSPTSSHASSPILNSSFLRNSSNKRLQWKIVLQQPMSSVAATAASGGVNLWSREFQLLQERKRLSTWGITSFELHKPSGKIVFPCFSDLYQCLDTGYNTSPLFPTQLRTCPQWAALDPQICPQNSDLIAYISGSDIWVTHTVSGHEERLTFVHDGRRSIADDPLSAGVPSYIMLEEFSRFQGYWWQPHSNDGVYRIVYEEVDESDVCLYTFPSSQATPGEIEEYRFPRAGTANAKSKLKVVQFVLNESLQISDVCIKDLPYSLSLVFPWLEYIVRIGWTPDSNYVWMQGLNRKQQRLDLVLIPLDNFCETYTSTASSPSGSVDHSWKSPYCRAVSPLQVIYSQTSDTWVNVHDLLYFLEITDTTVTFLWASEETGFRHLYLVTSSLNTGSLNGYKDVHSNTNNFEMNSRTNSTSSTTSANMDIHTDFIDSVTLHPRIINKVALTSGEWEVLHRNIWVNKAQQLVYFIGLRDTPLEKHLYVVSLQRPEHIRLLTEPGYSYQVEFDEVIIIFIIQDNLAGIAIIGTLQSCQLMLQVYCNIQRLPSCKVMRVTQTCQNGGVNGIQLSLMGYLHEGGKPEPQYCPQMFRPQLPSGEIVYAMVFKPHNFHLGIKYPTVLNVYGGPEVQTVNNTFKGKHQLRMHMLAAQGYCVICIDSRGSRHRGLKFETHIRCRMGQVELNDQVAALRILADQLGYIDMNRVAIHGWSYGGYLSLMGLVQYPDVFKVAIAGAPVTNWEYYDTGYTERYMDLPQNNKRGYSGGSVLNYVDAFPEEENRLLLIHGLIDENVHFYHTSQLISALNRANKPYDLHIFPEERHSLRNLESNKNYETKLLAFLQNL, from the exons ATGGACACATCTTTGACACAACAGCGAAATCGTTTAAAACCAGCTCCTACTACTACGACTACATCCGCAGCCAATGCTACGCCACTGAGTAGTAGCAACAGTGGTGGAACCAGCGCGATTTTAAGCAATCATAACAGTATCAGCAATAATGCCGGAATTGTGAATGCAAATAGAAGTGTTGGGAGTGCTAGTGTTGCAATTATGGCAAGTTCTGGTGCGGTAATACCAATTAATTCATTAACACAGTTATCAACACAATCTTCATCATTGGAACGTATAACCACAACATCATCATTAGCGAATCTATTAGATGGATTTACTTCACGTGTATCGGGCGACCGTACTCAGAATACTGTCAGCACCCCTAGTAGTATTAGTTCTCTGGGTAACACCGCAAATGCCTTCTACTCTTCTTTAGGACTTGCTTTCAACTCCCTGACATCGCCAATTTCTACGGTTGCTGCTGCAGCTCAAGCGACTACCGCTGAagctgcagctgttgttgtagctgctgcTTCAGCGCTTTCAAATCATCTTAGTTCACCAACAAGCGGAACACCTCCTAATATGGAGGGCTTATATGATGACGATGATTGTGAGGATGACGACGAAGATGATGATCGCCATGTACCAGCGCCAACACCTAAAAAGACATGGTCAGAGATTAAAACCATTGTTAATGATATGCGCAAACAGTTAATCAATTTATCCAGCATGATGCCATCTAATATACAGTTCCGTACTTTATCTGACGGTCGGGTGCGATGCTACTTTCTGAGTACGCCACCTAATGCCTGGGAGCCAACATTGCTTTATGCAGACATTAATATGAATGCAGCAGAAGAGACTATTTTGCAAAGTAGTCCACCCTTAACTGATATAAATGATAGTATTGATAGCGTTACAGCGTGTAGTAACATTACGTCGGCTACGGATGGGGGATCAGATGACGTAGCTGATTCCTTTGGAAATGTTGTAACAAGTCGCTTGCCATCACCAACTTCTTCACACGCTTCGTCTCCCATATTGAATTCTTCTTTCCTCAGAAATAGTTCAAACAAAAG actTCAATGGAAGATAGTATTACAACAGCCAATGTCAAGTGTGGCTGCTACGGCTGCTAGCGGAGGAGTTAATCTATGGTCAAGAGAGTTCCAGCTACTGCAAGAACGGAAACGACTCTCAACGTGGGGCATTACTTCTTTTGAATTACACAAACCAAGCGGAAAAATAGTTTTTCCCTGCTTTAGTGATTTGTATCAATGCCTCGATACGGGGTATAAT accaGCCCGCTTTTCCCTACTCAATTACGAACATGTCCCCAGTGGGCAGCGTTAGATCCACAAATCTGCCCACAAAATTCTGATTTAATAGCATACATTAGTGGTAGCGACATATGGGTGACACATACTGTTAGTGGACATGAAGAGCGTTTGACATTCGTGCACGATGGTCGTCGTTCTATTGCCGATGATCCCCTTAGCGCTGGTGTGCCATCATATATAATGCTTGAGGAGTTTAGCCGCTTCCAGGGTTATTGGTGGCAACCACACTCGAATG ATGGTGTTTATCGCATTGTTTACGAGGAAGTGGATGAATCGGACGTTTGCTTGTATACATTTCCATCATCTCAAGCAACGCCTGGGGAAATAGAAGAATATCGTTTTCCGCGTGCTGGCACAGCCAATGCAAAATCCAAATTAAAAGTAGTGCAATTCGTTCTCAATGAGTCGCTGCAAATTAGTGACGTTTGTATAAAGGATTTACCGTATTCACTCTCCTTGGTGTTTCCTTGGCTGGAATATATAGTGCGCATTGGGTGGACGCCCGATTCAAATTA CGTTTGGATGCAGGGCTTGAACCGTAAACAACAACGTTTAGATTTGGTACTTATACCGTTGGATAATTTCTGCGAAACGTACACCAGCACGGCGTCGTCGCCCTCAGGTTCAGTAGACCACAGCTGGAAGAGTCCATATTGTAGAGCTGTGTCACCTCTACAG GTTATTTACTCTCAGACATCAGATACGTGGGTCAATGTGCACGATTTGCTTTATTTTCTGGAAATAACCGATACAACGGTGACATTTTTGTGGGCCTCTGAGGAGACTGGTTTTAGACATTTGTATCTGGTCACATCTAGTCTAAATACAGGCTCACTGAATGGTTATAAAGACGTGCATAGCAATACGAACAATTTTGAAATGAATAGTCGAACAAATTCAACGTCTTCTACAACATCAGCCAACATGGATATTCATACGGATTTCATCGATAGTGTGACGTTGCATCCCagaattataaataaa gtaGCACTTACCTCCGGCGAATGGGAGGTTTTGCATCGAAATATTTGGGTGAACAAAGCGCAACAGTTAGTATATTTCATTGGATTACGTGATACGCCACTGGAAAAACATTTGTATGTGGTGAGTTTGCAACGTCCAGAACACATACGTTTGCTAACTGAACCAGGCTATTCATATCAAGTGGAATTTGATGaggtaataataatattcattaTACAAGATAATTTGGCTGGCATTGCTATTATTGGTACTTTACAGTCATGTCAATTGATGTTGCAAGTCTATTGCAACATACAGCGGTTGCCTTCCTGCAAAGTAATGCGTGTCACACAAACATGCCAAAATGGTGGTGTTAATGGCATACAATTATCACTGATGGGCTATCTTCATGAGGGTGGCAAACCTGAACCACAATACTGCCCGCAAATGTTCCGCCCTCAATTACCGTCGGGTGAAATTGTGTATGCAATGGTatttaaaccacataattttcatTTGGGCATTAAATATCCAACAGTGCTCAATGTGTATGGCGGTCCTGAGGTGCAAACTGTCAATAATACATTCAAA GGTAAACATCAGTTGCGCATGCATATGTTGGCGGCGCAAGGATATTGTGTTATTTGCATCGATTCGCGTGGATCACGACATCGTGGACTTAAATTTGAAACACACATACGTTGTCGCATGGGCCAAGTGGAGCTGAATGATCAAGTTGCTGCATTACGAATATTGGCAGATCAGTTAGGCTATATTGATATGAATCGTGTAGCTATACACGGCTGGTCCTATG GTGGTTATCTCAGTTTAATGGGTCTAGTGCAGTATCCAGATGTCTTCAAGGTTGCAATTGCTGGAGCGCCAGTTACAAATTGGGAATATTATGACACGGGCTATACGGAGCGCTATATGGATTTGCCGCAGAATAATAAGCGCGGCTATTCAGGGGGCTCTGTGCTTAATTACGTAGACGCTTTCCCTGAAGA AGAAAATCGTCTTTTACTCATACACGGCCTCATCGATGAGAATGTTCACTTCTATCATACCTCACAGCTCATATCAGCCTTGAATCGAGCAAACAAACCATACGATCTACACATATTCCCTGAAGAGAGACACTCGTTGCGCAATTTGGaatccaataaaaattatgagaCGAAACTATTGGCATTCCTGCAAAACTTATGA
- the LOC106616564 gene encoding dipeptidyl peptidase 9 isoform X2, which produces MDTSLTQQRNRLKPAPTTTTTSAANATPLSSSNSGGTSAILSNHNSISNNAGIVNANRSVGSASVAIMASSGAVIPINSLTQLSTQSSSLERITTTSSLANLLDGFTSRVSGDRTQNTVSTPSSISSLGNTANAFYSSLGLAFNSLTSPISTVAAAAQATTAEAAAVVVAAASALSNHLSSPTSGTPPNMEGLYDDDDCEDDDEDDDRHVPAPTPKKTWSEIKTIVNDMRKQLINLSSMMPSNIQFRTLSDGRVRCYFLSTPPNAWEPTLLYADINMNAAEETILQSSPPLTDINDSIDSVTACSNITSATDGGSDDVADSFGNVVTSRLPSPTSSHASSPILNSSFLRNSSNKRLQWKIVLQQPMSSVAATAASGGVNLWSREFQLLQERKRLSTWGITSFELHKPSGKIVFPCFSDLYQCLDTGYNTSPLFPTQLRTCPQWAALDPQICPQNSDLIAYISGSDIWVTHTVSGHEERLTFVHDGRRSIADDPLSAGVPSYIMLEEFSRFQGYWWQPHSNDGVYRIVYEEVDESDVCLYTFPSSQATPGEIEEYRFPRAGTANAKSKLKVVQFVLNESLQISDVCIKDLPYSLSLVFPWLEYIVRIGWTPDSNYVWMQGLNRKQQRLDLVLIPLDNFCETYTSTASSPSGSVDHSWKSPYCRAVSPLQVIYSQTSDTWVNVHDLLYFLEITDTTVTFLWASEETGFRHLYLVTSSLNTGSLNGYKDVHSNTNNFEMNSRTNSTSSTTSANMDIHTDFIDSVTLHPRIINKVALTSGEWEVLHRNIWVNKAQQLVYFIGLRDTPLEKHLYVVSLQRPEHIRLLTEPGYSYQVEFDESCQLMLQVYCNIQRLPSCKVMRVTQTCQNGGVNGIQLSLMGYLHEGGKPEPQYCPQMFRPQLPSGEIVYAMVFKPHNFHLGIKYPTVLNVYGGPEVQTVNNTFKGKHQLRMHMLAAQGYCVICIDSRGSRHRGLKFETHIRCRMGQVELNDQVAALRILADQLGYIDMNRVAIHGWSYGGYLSLMGLVQYPDVFKVAIAGAPVTNWEYYDTGYTERYMDLPQNNKRGYSGGSVLNYVDAFPEEENRLLLIHGLIDENVHFYHTSQLISALNRANKPYDLHIFPEERHSLRNLESNKNYETKLLAFLQNL; this is translated from the exons ATGGACACATCTTTGACACAACAGCGAAATCGTTTAAAACCAGCTCCTACTACTACGACTACATCCGCAGCCAATGCTACGCCACTGAGTAGTAGCAACAGTGGTGGAACCAGCGCGATTTTAAGCAATCATAACAGTATCAGCAATAATGCCGGAATTGTGAATGCAAATAGAAGTGTTGGGAGTGCTAGTGTTGCAATTATGGCAAGTTCTGGTGCGGTAATACCAATTAATTCATTAACACAGTTATCAACACAATCTTCATCATTGGAACGTATAACCACAACATCATCATTAGCGAATCTATTAGATGGATTTACTTCACGTGTATCGGGCGACCGTACTCAGAATACTGTCAGCACCCCTAGTAGTATTAGTTCTCTGGGTAACACCGCAAATGCCTTCTACTCTTCTTTAGGACTTGCTTTCAACTCCCTGACATCGCCAATTTCTACGGTTGCTGCTGCAGCTCAAGCGACTACCGCTGAagctgcagctgttgttgtagctgctgcTTCAGCGCTTTCAAATCATCTTAGTTCACCAACAAGCGGAACACCTCCTAATATGGAGGGCTTATATGATGACGATGATTGTGAGGATGACGACGAAGATGATGATCGCCATGTACCAGCGCCAACACCTAAAAAGACATGGTCAGAGATTAAAACCATTGTTAATGATATGCGCAAACAGTTAATCAATTTATCCAGCATGATGCCATCTAATATACAGTTCCGTACTTTATCTGACGGTCGGGTGCGATGCTACTTTCTGAGTACGCCACCTAATGCCTGGGAGCCAACATTGCTTTATGCAGACATTAATATGAATGCAGCAGAAGAGACTATTTTGCAAAGTAGTCCACCCTTAACTGATATAAATGATAGTATTGATAGCGTTACAGCGTGTAGTAACATTACGTCGGCTACGGATGGGGGATCAGATGACGTAGCTGATTCCTTTGGAAATGTTGTAACAAGTCGCTTGCCATCACCAACTTCTTCACACGCTTCGTCTCCCATATTGAATTCTTCTTTCCTCAGAAATAGTTCAAACAAAAG actTCAATGGAAGATAGTATTACAACAGCCAATGTCAAGTGTGGCTGCTACGGCTGCTAGCGGAGGAGTTAATCTATGGTCAAGAGAGTTCCAGCTACTGCAAGAACGGAAACGACTCTCAACGTGGGGCATTACTTCTTTTGAATTACACAAACCAAGCGGAAAAATAGTTTTTCCCTGCTTTAGTGATTTGTATCAATGCCTCGATACGGGGTATAAT accaGCCCGCTTTTCCCTACTCAATTACGAACATGTCCCCAGTGGGCAGCGTTAGATCCACAAATCTGCCCACAAAATTCTGATTTAATAGCATACATTAGTGGTAGCGACATATGGGTGACACATACTGTTAGTGGACATGAAGAGCGTTTGACATTCGTGCACGATGGTCGTCGTTCTATTGCCGATGATCCCCTTAGCGCTGGTGTGCCATCATATATAATGCTTGAGGAGTTTAGCCGCTTCCAGGGTTATTGGTGGCAACCACACTCGAATG ATGGTGTTTATCGCATTGTTTACGAGGAAGTGGATGAATCGGACGTTTGCTTGTATACATTTCCATCATCTCAAGCAACGCCTGGGGAAATAGAAGAATATCGTTTTCCGCGTGCTGGCACAGCCAATGCAAAATCCAAATTAAAAGTAGTGCAATTCGTTCTCAATGAGTCGCTGCAAATTAGTGACGTTTGTATAAAGGATTTACCGTATTCACTCTCCTTGGTGTTTCCTTGGCTGGAATATATAGTGCGCATTGGGTGGACGCCCGATTCAAATTA CGTTTGGATGCAGGGCTTGAACCGTAAACAACAACGTTTAGATTTGGTACTTATACCGTTGGATAATTTCTGCGAAACGTACACCAGCACGGCGTCGTCGCCCTCAGGTTCAGTAGACCACAGCTGGAAGAGTCCATATTGTAGAGCTGTGTCACCTCTACAG GTTATTTACTCTCAGACATCAGATACGTGGGTCAATGTGCACGATTTGCTTTATTTTCTGGAAATAACCGATACAACGGTGACATTTTTGTGGGCCTCTGAGGAGACTGGTTTTAGACATTTGTATCTGGTCACATCTAGTCTAAATACAGGCTCACTGAATGGTTATAAAGACGTGCATAGCAATACGAACAATTTTGAAATGAATAGTCGAACAAATTCAACGTCTTCTACAACATCAGCCAACATGGATATTCATACGGATTTCATCGATAGTGTGACGTTGCATCCCagaattataaataaa gtaGCACTTACCTCCGGCGAATGGGAGGTTTTGCATCGAAATATTTGGGTGAACAAAGCGCAACAGTTAGTATATTTCATTGGATTACGTGATACGCCACTGGAAAAACATTTGTATGTGGTGAGTTTGCAACGTCCAGAACACATACGTTTGCTAACTGAACCAGGCTATTCATATCAAGTGGAATTTGATGag TCATGTCAATTGATGTTGCAAGTCTATTGCAACATACAGCGGTTGCCTTCCTGCAAAGTAATGCGTGTCACACAAACATGCCAAAATGGTGGTGTTAATGGCATACAATTATCACTGATGGGCTATCTTCATGAGGGTGGCAAACCTGAACCACAATACTGCCCGCAAATGTTCCGCCCTCAATTACCGTCGGGTGAAATTGTGTATGCAATGGTatttaaaccacataattttcatTTGGGCATTAAATATCCAACAGTGCTCAATGTGTATGGCGGTCCTGAGGTGCAAACTGTCAATAATACATTCAAA GGTAAACATCAGTTGCGCATGCATATGTTGGCGGCGCAAGGATATTGTGTTATTTGCATCGATTCGCGTGGATCACGACATCGTGGACTTAAATTTGAAACACACATACGTTGTCGCATGGGCCAAGTGGAGCTGAATGATCAAGTTGCTGCATTACGAATATTGGCAGATCAGTTAGGCTATATTGATATGAATCGTGTAGCTATACACGGCTGGTCCTATG GTGGTTATCTCAGTTTAATGGGTCTAGTGCAGTATCCAGATGTCTTCAAGGTTGCAATTGCTGGAGCGCCAGTTACAAATTGGGAATATTATGACACGGGCTATACGGAGCGCTATATGGATTTGCCGCAGAATAATAAGCGCGGCTATTCAGGGGGCTCTGTGCTTAATTACGTAGACGCTTTCCCTGAAGA AGAAAATCGTCTTTTACTCATACACGGCCTCATCGATGAGAATGTTCACTTCTATCATACCTCACAGCTCATATCAGCCTTGAATCGAGCAAACAAACCATACGATCTACACATATTCCCTGAAGAGAGACACTCGTTGCGCAATTTGGaatccaataaaaattatgagaCGAAACTATTGGCATTCCTGCAAAACTTATGA